Below is a window of Agrobacterium vitis DNA.
AAGACGGGCTCCAGAGTCACCGCGCCATCAGCGGTGGTTTCATGCCAATCGATACCGAGCCGGGCCTTGATCGTTTCGCCGAGAGGCTCGCCACCTAGGGATTGGCAAGCCTCGGCCCGACAGAGTTTCAGGACATGGCGACCGGAGGGATGATCGCGAAAATCATGGTAGAAACTGACGACCCCATGCACTTCGGCCCGCGACAGGTTCAAGGCACGAGCAATCACCGGTTTGGCGCTATCAGGCACGCACCCGAATTCGCGTTGAATTTCATGCAGGATCGGCAAAAGGGGGCCTTCGAGATGCTTGAGGCCATCAATGATCGCCTCCACCCTATCCATATCGGCCTCCGCAACCACATGCATATTCATCGCGTCCTCCTCATCAGCCAGCAACGACGCCATGCGTCGTGCGGCAAGACGGTACACTCACCCATTTTGCGAGAATGAATTCAGCCTGTCACTCAGGTCAATACCGCTTTATCGTTACGCGATAGAAAAAACCTATCAAAGGCTTGTGCGGCTGCGAGGCGGCGTGCCTCATGCAATAGCGCTGAAACCAGCGGCGTATAGGGTTCACGATGGGTCGCCACCAGCCCAACCAGATGCTGGGCCTGCGGCTCGACAATCGGCACCATACGAATTTCCTCGGGGAAACCGAAGGATTCCGCAACGTTACGCGGCATGATCGACGACCATTGCCCGGTCCGGATATGAGAAAACAACACGATCATCGAGTTGGATTCCAGCGTCGGCCGAGGCACCACCCCCGCCTCGGTGAAATGCTGATTGATGATGCGCCGGTTCTGCATATCGGGCGTCAATAGGCAAAGCCGAAGATCCGAAACCTCTTGCCACGTCACGCTTTCCCGGTCGGCCAGCGGCGTGCCGGTCGCCGCAATCAGGTGATAACGCTCGGCATAGAGCGGCACAGACGTCACCCGGCCAAGCGGTTCATTGTCGAGATAGGTGATGCCCGCATCAATCTCCAGATTTTCCAGAAGGCTGAGGACCTGGAGAGAATTGCGCGACACCACCTGGAACGTCACAGCCGGGTGATGCGCCTGAAATGGCTCTGTCAGCCTCTGCACCATGGCCAACGCCGTTGGGATCACCGCGAGGCGAATATGTCCGGCCAGACCATTGCGCGCCGCCCGCATTTCCTCGCGCATGGTGCGCGCATCACCGACAATCCGCCGCGCCCATTCCAGCACCCGCTGCCCCTCGGGCGTCAGGCCTTGAAACCGGGAACCGCGCTGCACCAGGATCACGCCCAGTTGATCCTCAAGCTGGCGGATCGCCGCTGATAGCGTGGGCTGGGAAATGCCGCATTCTTCCGCCGCGCGACCAAAATGCTGGGCACGGGCAAGAGCAATGAAAAATTCCAGCTTGTCGATCATCGCTGCCCCGCCTGTCGCCCGAGTCTTGAATCATCGGAAAGGCCGAAGCACGTCCTTTGTCGGCAGTCCCATGCGCATCAATCACGCAGGTCGAATGTCGTCTCCTCGCCCGCAGGCGAACAATACATCTGGTACAGCACCGATACCAGTTCCTTCACCGCCGGATTGGTGATCGAATAATAAATCTGGCGCCCCGACCGCCGGCTTTCCACCAGATTGTCCATCCGCAACCGAGCCAATTGCTGTGACACAATGGCCTGCTGCAATTGCAGGAGCGCTTCCAACTCGCCGACCGTCTTTTCCCCTTCGCTGAGAATACACAGGATCAACAGCCGGTTTTCATGGGACAGCGCCTTCAGAAGAGCAGCGGCGCCTGCTGCTTTCTGCATGAAGTTGGCCAATTGGCTCGCCGGCGTTTCGGCGTCTGTTGAAGAAGCGATCATAGGTTCCATCGAATGACAATGTCTACGGACTGCTGAATACCGGA
It encodes the following:
- a CDS encoding LysR family transcriptional regulator, translating into MIDKLEFFIALARAQHFGRAAEECGISQPTLSAAIRQLEDQLGVILVQRGSRFQGLTPEGQRVLEWARRIVGDARTMREEMRAARNGLAGHIRLAVIPTALAMVQRLTEPFQAHHPAVTFQVVSRNSLQVLSLLENLEIDAGITYLDNEPLGRVTSVPLYAERYHLIAATGTPLADRESVTWQEVSDLRLCLLTPDMQNRRIINQHFTEAGVVPRPTLESNSMIVLFSHIRTGQWSSIMPRNVAESFGFPEEIRMVPIVEPQAQHLVGLVATHREPYTPLVSALLHEARRLAAAQAFDRFFLSRNDKAVLT
- a CDS encoding ArsR/SmtB family transcription factor, which encodes MQKAAGAAALLKALSHENRLLILCILSEGEKTVGELEALLQLQQAIVSQQLARLRMDNLVESRRSGRQIYYSITNPAVKELVSVLYQMYCSPAGEETTFDLRD
- a CDS encoding formate dehydrogenase subunit gamma, whose protein sequence is MNMHVVAEADMDRVEAIIDGLKHLEGPLLPILHEIQREFGCVPDSAKPVIARALNLSRAEVHGVVSFYHDFRDHPSGRHVLKLCRAEACQSLGGEPLGETIKARLGIDWHETTADGAVTLEPVFCLGLCACAPAAMLDGELHGRLDEHCLDELLMEARR